In Bradyrhizobium sp. WBOS07, the genomic window GGCGTAGTCGGCGCCCGCCAGGAAGGTCGTGTTGAAGGCGCCGCTCTTCATGAACTCCTGCCATTCCGGCGTGGCGCGGACCTTCTTGAACAGCTCGACGTAATATTCGACCTGGTCCTTCGTGGCCTTGGGCGCCATGAACACGCCGCGCAGCATGAGATATTCCATCGCGAGACCCTGCGACTTGCAGGTCGGAATATCCTTCCAGGCCTTGCCGTCGGCGATCGGCTCGTCATAGGTCATCGGCTGGGCGTCGAAGACGCAGAGCGGACGCAGCTTGCCGCCGCGCCATTGCGCGACCGCCTCGATCGGATTGTTCACGGTCGAGTCGAGGTGATTGCCGACGAGCTGCACCGCGACCTCGCCGCCGCCCTTGTAAGGGATGTAGGTGAACTTCGAGCCGATCGCCTTCTCGATGCCGACCGTGATGATCTGGTCTTCTTGCTTCGAGCCGGTGCCGCCCATCTTGATCGAGCCAGGCGAGGCCTTCTTCACGGCATCGACGTAGTCCTTGACGCTGTTGTACGGCTTCTCGGCATTCACCCAGAGCACGAACTCGTCGAGCGCCAGCATCGCCACCGGCGTCAAGTCTTTCCAGTTGAAAGGAATTCCCGTCGCCAGCGGCGTGGTGAACAGGTTCGACAGCGTGATGATGATCTTGTGCGGATTGTTCGCCGACGTCTTCACGTCGAGGAAGCCTTCGCCGCCCGCGCCGCCAGCCTTGTTGATGACGACCAGCGGCTGCTTCATCAGATTGTGCTTGGTGACGATGCCCTGGATGGTGCGCGCCATCTGATCGGCGCCGCCGCCGGTGCCCGCGGGCACGATGAACTCGACCGGGCGGACCGGCTCCCAGGCTGCACGGCTTGCCGTGCTGCTGGCGCATGACATCGCGATTGCCGCCACAGCGACATTCAGAACGAGTGGCTTCATCTGTTTCTCTCCCTGTCGAACCCTCACCGCAGCCGCTCTTTGTCGGCTTGCGTCAGCCCATCTCAAGTCATGTGCCCGGGGGCAACCTAGCGGTTGATCTCCCAAGTCCCAATCGAAATTCTATGAGCGGGGACAACGCGCGGCATCCAGTCATTTCGGCTAAGGCTAGGCCAGGGGCGCGGCACATCTGTCCCTGGGCCGTGCCTCCGCTGCGTTGAGTCCTCCGCCTGCTACCTTTGATTGTGTAATTGTTTTAGATTGATTGAATGCATGGTATGCGAGATGCCAGTAGACAAACAATCGGCTCGGGGCGGCGCGCAGTGGACTAATTGTCGCAGTTGGGGCCCGGCCGCGGAAGGTGGCGCGAATAGAAAATGGCCCCGGCATGCGGGGCCATTTGATCAAACCTCATGTCTGCGGAGGCTGCCATCCCGTCATTTGACGGGCGGGCGCCGGCCGTTACAGGCCGAAACGCGGCAGATCGCCGTTATGGTTCGAGATCTCGGCGCTTGCCATCAGAAAGCTGTCGATCGCGGCCATCAGGCGGGCGAACAGCGAGGCGGAGGGGGCGAGAGCGACGGAAGCGGTCTTGGACATCGGAATTCCCTTTCTCGAGACGGCCAGTCTTAAGCCAGTCAGTCTTGGCGTCTCATGGCGAACGGGAATTTATGTATACCAGATGCCAGTGTCTACGCTCTTGTTTGCATAGCAGCATTCGATGCACCGCATTGCAGCATAATGCGAGATTGTGGAGCTGGAGGGTGGCCAAATCGTTCGCTCCGAGGCGGGATTCCGATGGAGACGGGCGCCAGGTTCTGACCGCACTGCAGCGGACGGGCCTTGGCAGGGCAAGTCAAAGCCGCTAGTGGTCTGCCCCCTTCCAATCATCTGTCAGAGTGGTTCATGTCGAGCGCCTCACCCGCCGTCTCGATCGGCATCGATTTTGGAACCAGCAATACGGTCGTCGCGCTTGCGGCGGACGATCGCCGGGTCGAGGCCATCCGGTTCGACCACGGCGGACAGCGCCACAGCGTCTACGTGTCGGCGCTGTGCTTCTGGGAGGACCGGCCCGGCGCCGGCGCACAGGCCGAGGGCGGCCCGTGGGCGATCAAGACATTCCTCGAAGGCCGTCACGTCTACCGCTTCCTGCAGTCGTTCAAGACCTTTGCGGCGAGCAGCAGCTTCACCACCACGCAGGTGTTTCGGCAGCGCTTCAAGTTCGAGGACATCCTGGCGGCGTTCCTGCGGACATTGGCGCGCCACGGCGGCGAGAAGTTCGGCTTCGAGACCTCGACCATCACGGTCGGCCGCCCGGTGCGCTTTGCCGGCGGCAATCCCGACGAGGCGCTGGCGATGGAGCGCTACCGCGCCGCGTTCGAGCGCCTGGGCGCCGGCCATGCCCGCTATGTCTACGAGCCCGTGGGCGCGGCGTTCTCGTTTGCCCGCAGGCTGGAGCGCGATGCCACCGTGCTGGTTGCGGATTTCGGCGGCGGCACCAGCGATTTCTCCGTAATGCGCTTCTCGCGCAAAGGCGGTGTCCTTCGTGCCGAGCCGCTCGGCCATGCCGGCATCGGGATCGCCGGCGACACGTTCGATTATAGGATCGTCGACCACGTGGTCTCGCCGCGGCTCGGCAAAGGCTCCAGCTTCCGCTCCTTCGACAAGGTGCTGCCGATCCCGAGCGGCCACTACACCAATCTGGCGCGCTGGCATCAGTTGGCGATGATGAAGAGCAACGGCGATCTGCGCGAGCTCCGGGAGCTCCAGCGCACCGCGCTCAAGCCTGAGCTACTCGAGGACTTCATCACCATCGTCGATCTCGACCTCGGCTTTGCGCTGTACCGCGCGGTGTCCGACGCCAAGGTCGCGCTGTCGGCGCAGGACGAGGTCGACTTCCGTTTCAAAGGCGGCGGCGTCGACATCGGCGCGGCCATCACGCGGAAGAATTTCGAATCCTGGATTGCCGACGACATCGCCCGGTTAGGTGCCACCGTCGACAAGGTGCTGGCCGAAGCCGGCATCGCCGCGCGCGAGATCGAGAGGGTCTTCCTGACCGGCGGCAGCTCGTTCGTGCCGGCCGTGCGAAAGCTGTTCGCCGAACGCTTCGGCAACGAGCGGCTGATGTCGGGCGACCAGTTCGAGTCGATCGCCTACGGGCTTGCGCTGATCGGGCACAGTCCGGATCCGGATCGCTGGACCGCAGGCGGCGGGTTGGCCGCGAAGGCATAGCAGGCGGCGCGCAGCGTCCTTGCGGGAGGCTGTTCGGCGCTATTTCTGCTGAATTCGGTTCAGGTAGTCGATCACCGCGAGAATGCGAGTCCGCACCACGACCTCCGGGTTTTGCTGCGGCCCGGCCTTTTGCCAATAATAGGGATCGACGGCGTGAGGCAGGTTAACGATCGGGTTGAACCGCTCGCCCCAGATCGGCATTTCACGCGTGCCGTGCGCGGGGACCGATTTCGACCCATAGATGGTTTCGTAGACGGCGTTGGTGGGAAACACCCCGTTGTTGTTCTTGGCCAGCATGGTGAGGTCGGACGGCGGGGTCTTGAGCTGGCCGCTGACCGGTCCGTTGCCCTTTGCCTGAGGGCCGTGACAACTCGCGCACGAAGACTGGAATTCGGCCTTGCCAATGTCGACGTCTTCGGCGTGAGCGGAGGCGGCGAAACCGGCGGCAAGACCGGCAATGATCAAGCATTCGACAGCAGATCTCATCATCTCGCCTCCGATCGGCAGGGAAGACTCGTGCTCCTAGCCGCTTCGCCATCTTGATAGTTTGACGCATATCAAGACTGCACACCAGTGCCGTCGCCTGGGCAAAGGCCCGCAGCAGGCGTGCCCGGCATCTTTTGCGGGTTGAGAGAGTGCCGTAGGGTGGGCCAAGGCGCGCTCTTCGCGCGCTGTGCCCACGCGTCTATCGCCGTATCGGAAAGAGCGTGGGAACGGCGCTTTGCGCCTTTGCCCACCCTACGATGCCGCCGTCGTCGCTATTGATTGATCTCCGGCTCGACCAGCTTCGCCAGATTGCGCAGCGATTCCTGCCAGCCGAGATAGCAAGCCTCCGGCGGAATGACGTCGGGAATGCCGGCCTGCGTGATCTCGATCTCGGTGCCGACCGAGACCTTCTTCAGGTTCACGGTCACCTGAATTTCGCCGGGCAGGTTGGGGTCGTCGAACCTGTCGGTGTAGCGCAGGCGTTCGCCGGGGACGAGCTCGACATATTCGCCGCCGAACGAATGGCTGTTGCCCGTGGTGAAATTCCGGAACGACATCTTGAACGTGCCGCCGACCTGCGGCTCGAAATGATGCACGGTGCACGTGAAGCCGTTCGGCGGAAGCCATTTCGCCATCGCATCCGCCTCCAGGAAGGCGCGATAGACCTTCTGGGGGCTGGCGGCGAGAACGCGGTGCAGGCGGACAGTGCTGGGCATGGTTGTTATCCTCTTTGTCTTGATGGGCCCGAGATTGGCGTCTATGGCCCATTCATGTCACGAGGACGACCGGGAAGCCGCCGATCCGACAAGGCGCGGCGGATATTTTCGCGGGTGTTCCGCGGGTCGCCTAGACGGCTGCGACATCCTGCGGCGTCATCGTGAACGCCAGCCCGTAGCGGCCGATGGTCGGATTGTTCTGCGCGCCCAGGGCGCCAAGCGACCCGGGCGAAAGCGGGCCCGCGATCACGGCCTCAACGACATCGGCATCGTAGCCTGACAGCAGCACGATCCAGTCGGCGGCGCCGTCCTTGCCGCGGATCTGCTGTTCGGTGGTGGGCGCGCTCGTCCGCGGGGTATCGGTGCGCAGCAGGTGAGCGCCGGTCAGCCCCGGTTGCTGTGCCAATGTGCCGAGCGTGTTCGCAAGCTGCGCCTGCAAGTCCGCCTCGCGTCCGGCCTGCGGTGACAACCTGATCGTCGCGAGCGAAGTCGCAACGCCACCACCGAAGCTTTCGACGAGGCGGCACTGGCTGCGGATCATGCCGAGATGATGCGGCATCATTTTCGCCGACCACGGCGTCGGCGCGTTGAGCCGGTCGAGATATCCCTTCGAGGTGAGCACCTCATACTCTGCGAGCTCGTAGAGCACGAAGAAACCTTCCGCATCCGTCGTGCTGGTCCAGCGCGATCCGCGCCGGAAGCCGGGAATGCTCATCCGCTCCGGAAAGTGCTCATGCGAATGCCAGTCGCCGAACTCGGCCCGCTGTTCGGCGCGAACGCTCCACCACATCGCGACGGCGGCCTTGCCCAGCAGTGACATGGAGAGCTCCCTTTTCCCGCACTTTGCCTCGACGCCAACGATGACGGCAAGATGTCTACGCCCGACGGGCCGGAGCCGACGTGCCGGCGGGATTCGACCGCCAGGGCTTCATAGCGAGCTCAACGCGGCGGTGGTGCTGTATTTCGGAGGCCGCTCGGAGAGCGCGCCCCTGTTTTGCCCGACGCCTCGGATAGTTTTCGGCGTATCAGAAATCGCGTTTGAAGCCAAGGACTTGGCTACTATGCATGGGGTTGTTTTTCTCACTTTTTTAGTTTGAGCCTGCGACGTTGCGCCTTCCCAAGCAAAAAGGCCGCCCCTGCGGGCGGCCCTTCCGTCTTGGTCGAGACGGTGTCGCTTACTCCGCGGCCTGCTTCTGCGGCGGGTCGAGCGCGCCGGACTTGTGGATCTCGGCGACCTGGTGATCGGAGAAGCCGAGCACCGAGCGCAGGACCTCGTCGGTGTGCTCGCCGAGCAGCGGGGAGCGCTGCACGTTGCTCGGGCTGTCCGACAGCTTGATCGGGTTGCCGACCGAGATGTACTTGCCGCGGGTGGGGTGGTCGACCTCGACCACGGTGCCGGTCGCGCGCAGCGACTGGTCTTCCGCGATCTCCCTCATCGACAGGATCGGGCCGCAGGGGATGTCGTCCTTGTTGAGGATCTCCATCGCCTCGAACTTGGTCTTGGTCATCGTCCACTGCTCGATGCGGGCGAAGATCTCGTTGAGGCGCGGCAGACGGGCGGCCGGCTTGGCGTAGTTCGGATCGGTTTTCCAGGTGGGCTCGCCGATCACGTCGCAGATCTTCTCCCAGACCGGGGCCTGGGTGATGAAGTAGATGTAGGCGTTGGGATCGGTCTCCCAGCCCTTGCACTTCAGGATGCGGCCGGGCTGGCCGCCGCCGGAATCGTTGCCGGCGCGCGGCACGGCGTCGCCGAACGGCACGCCTTCGCCGAACTGGCTGTATTCCTTGAGCGGGCCGTGGGCGAGGCGCTGCTGGTCGCGCAGCTTGACGCGGCAGAGGTTGAGCACGCCGTCCTGCATCGCGGCGGTGACGCGCTGGCCCTTGCCGGTGTTGGTGCGCTGATAGAGCGCGGTGACGATGCCGAGCGCCAGGTGGAGGCCGGTGCCGCTATCGCCGATCTGCGCGCCGGTCACGAGCGGCAGGCCGTCGCGGAAGCCGGTGGTCGAGGCGGCGCCGCCGGTGCACTGCGCGACGTTCTCGTAGACCTTGCAGTCTTCGTACGGACCGGGGCCAAAACCCTTGATCGAGGCGACGATCATCTTCGGGTTGATCGCCTGAATCTTCTCCCAGGGGAAGCCCATGCGGTCGAGCACGCCGGGGCCGAAATTCTCCACCAGCACGTCGCACTTCTTGATCAGCTCGGTGAGGACTTCCTTGCCCTTGGGGTTCTTGGTGTCGAGCGTGATCGAACGCTTGTTGTGGTTGAGCATGGTGAAATACAGGCTGTCCACGTTCGGGATGTCCTGCAGCTGGCCGCGGGTGATGTCACCCACGCCCGGACGTTCCACCTTGATCACGTCGGCGCCGAACCATGCCAGCAGCTGCGTGCAGGTCGGTCCGGACTGGACGTGGGTGAAGTCGAGAATGCGAACGCCCTCAAGCGCTTTGGTCATCGTGTTGCTCCGTACTCTTGTGTCTGCCCCTGCACCCGGCAGGGAATAAGGGTTGAGGGGTGGACTTACTTCTTCTTCTGCAGAACGCTCTGCGGGTTGAGGTTGCCGATGCGGCCGCTCTCCGAGCCTGCGGCCGGATCGATCACGGCGTTGATGAGCGTCGGCTTGCCGGACTTCATCGCGTCGTTCACGGCGCGCTTCAGCTCGTCGGGCGAGGTCGCATTCACGCCGACGCCGCCGAAGGCCTCCATCATCTTGTCGTAGCGCGCGCCCTTGACGAAGACGGTGGTCGCCGGATCGGAATTCGCGCCGTTGACGTCGGTGCCGCGATAGATGCCGTCATTGTTGAAGATGACGACGCAGATCGGCAGATTGTAGCGGCAGATGGTCTCGACCTCCATGCCGGAGAAGCCGAACGCCGAGTCGCCTTCCACCGCCAGCACGGGGTGGCCGGTCTCGAGCGCGGCCGCGATCGCCTGGCCCATGCCGATGCCCATCACGCCCCAGGTGCCGACGTCGAGACGCTTGCGCGGGCGGTACATGTCGATGACGCCGCGGGCGAGGTCGAGCGTGTTGGCGCCTTCGTTGACGAGGATCGCCTCGGGATAGTCCTTGATGACATTCTTCAAGACGCCGAGCGCGCCGTGATAGTCCATCGGCGACTTGTTGTTCATCAGCTTCGGCGCCATCTTGGCGACGTTCTCTTCGCGCTTGGACGAGATCGCCTTGGTCCACTCGGCGGGCGGGGCGGTCCAGCCCGTTGCCATCGCCTGGTTGAAGGCGGAGACGACCGAGCCGATGTCGCCGACCACGGGCGCGACGATCTCGACGTTGGAGTCCATCTCCTTCGGCTCGATGTCGACCTGGATGAACTTCTTCGGCGCTTCGCCCCAGCTCTTGCCCTTGCCGTGCGACAGCAGCCAGTTCAGCCGCGCGCCGATCAGCATGACGA contains:
- a CDS encoding Bug family tripartite tricarboxylate transporter substrate binding protein is translated as MKPLVLNVAVAAIAMSCASSTASRAAWEPVRPVEFIVPAGTGGGADQMARTIQGIVTKHNLMKQPLVVINKAGGAGGEGFLDVKTSANNPHKIIITLSNLFTTPLATGIPFNWKDLTPVAMLALDEFVLWVNAEKPYNSVKDYVDAVKKASPGSIKMGGTGSKQEDQIITVGIEKAIGSKFTYIPYKGGGEVAVQLVGNHLDSTVNNPIEAVAQWRGGKLRPLCVFDAQPMTYDEPIADGKAWKDIPTCKSQGLAMEYLMLRGVFMAPKATKDQVEYYVELFKKVRATPEWQEFMKSGAFNTTFLAGADYAKWVEAEEKRHETLMKEAGFLANAN
- a CDS encoding Hsp70 family protein, with amino-acid sequence MSSASPAVSIGIDFGTSNTVVALAADDRRVEAIRFDHGGQRHSVYVSALCFWEDRPGAGAQAEGGPWAIKTFLEGRHVYRFLQSFKTFAASSSFTTTQVFRQRFKFEDILAAFLRTLARHGGEKFGFETSTITVGRPVRFAGGNPDEALAMERYRAAFERLGAGHARYVYEPVGAAFSFARRLERDATVLVADFGGGTSDFSVMRFSRKGGVLRAEPLGHAGIGIAGDTFDYRIVDHVVSPRLGKGSSFRSFDKVLPIPSGHYTNLARWHQLAMMKSNGDLRELRELQRTALKPELLEDFITIVDLDLGFALYRAVSDAKVALSAQDEVDFRFKGGGVDIGAAITRKNFESWIADDIARLGATVDKVLAEAGIAAREIERVFLTGGSSFVPAVRKLFAERFGNERLMSGDQFESIAYGLALIGHSPDPDRWTAGGGLAAKA
- a CDS encoding cytochrome c, which codes for MIIAGLAAGFAASAHAEDVDIGKAEFQSSCASCHGPQAKGNGPVSGQLKTPPSDLTMLAKNNNGVFPTNAVYETIYGSKSVPAHGTREMPIWGERFNPIVNLPHAVDPYYWQKAGPQQNPEVVVRTRILAVIDYLNRIQQK
- a CDS encoding SRPBCC family protein, yielding MPSTVRLHRVLAASPQKVYRAFLEADAMAKWLPPNGFTCTVHHFEPQVGGTFKMSFRNFTTGNSHSFGGEYVELVPGERLRYTDRFDDPNLPGEIQVTVNLKKVSVGTEIEITQAGIPDVIPPEACYLGWQESLRNLAKLVEPEINQ
- the frc gene encoding formyl-CoA transferase, whose product is MTKALEGVRILDFTHVQSGPTCTQLLAWFGADVIKVERPGVGDITRGQLQDIPNVDSLYFTMLNHNKRSITLDTKNPKGKEVLTELIKKCDVLVENFGPGVLDRMGFPWEKIQAINPKMIVASIKGFGPGPYEDCKVYENVAQCTGGAASTTGFRDGLPLVTGAQIGDSGTGLHLALGIVTALYQRTNTGKGQRVTAAMQDGVLNLCRVKLRDQQRLAHGPLKEYSQFGEGVPFGDAVPRAGNDSGGGQPGRILKCKGWETDPNAYIYFITQAPVWEKICDVIGEPTWKTDPNYAKPAARLPRLNEIFARIEQWTMTKTKFEAMEILNKDDIPCGPILSMREIAEDQSLRATGTVVEVDHPTRGKYISVGNPIKLSDSPSNVQRSPLLGEHTDEVLRSVLGFSDHQVAEIHKSGALDPPQKQAAE
- the oxc gene encoding oxalyl-CoA decarboxylase; its protein translation is MLNTATKSEAPGTEQELTDGFHLVIDALKLNGINTIYNVPGIPITDLGRMAQAAGIRVISFRHEQNAGYAAGIAGYLTKKPGVCLTVSAPGFLNGLTALAHATTNCYPMILVSGSSEREIVDLQQGDYEEMDQLAIAKPLCKAAYRVLHAQDIGIGFARAIRAAVSGRPGGVYLDLPAKLFGQVMNAEAGRKSLVKVIDAAPAQIPSPASVKRALDVLKSAKRPLIILGKGAAYAQADEEIKSFVEKSGVPFLPMSMAKGLLPDTHPQCAGAARSTVLKDSDVVMLIGARLNWLLSHGKGKSWGEAPKKFIQVDIEPKEMDSNVEIVAPVVGDIGSVVSAFNQAMATGWTAPPAEWTKAISSKREENVAKMAPKLMNNKSPMDYHGALGVLKNVIKDYPEAILVNEGANTLDLARGVIDMYRPRKRLDVGTWGVMGIGMGQAIAAALETGHPVLAVEGDSAFGFSGMEVETICRYNLPICVVIFNNDGIYRGTDVNGANSDPATTVFVKGARYDKMMEAFGGVGVNATSPDELKRAVNDAMKSGKPTLINAVIDPAAGSESGRIGNLNPQSVLQKKK